One part of the bacterium genome encodes these proteins:
- a CDS encoding ABC transporter ATP-binding protein, which produces MQPAVELTHVSKLFRRFARLRQLKTLKGAMVRDLWRRPKMPATTKFIVALKDVSLSVAPGVTAGIIGLNASGKSTLLRVIAGITKPTSGSVVVSGKVSTLLEVGAGFHPEISGRENIYINGAILGLPKRQIRERFDEIVRFAELEEFIDYPVKTYSSGMFMRLGFSIAVNVDPDILLIDEVLAVGDAVFAQKCYEKLYDYKRRGKTIVMVSHDLGAIRRLCEEVAWLHHGALMEYGEAEHVIGKYMQEVTHGELKRYAEQHKMSLETMAATKSERRTAPPGEKLPYKAVAPAKPVQPAKRWGTREIEITSVVMRNQDGEERYVFACGETVFIEIAFESRKRIDRPVFGIGIFRTDGVWCYGTNTMIDGVSVESVDGKGKIAMKLNSLSLLSASYYLDVAAHAENDHPYDYLNRLFTFAVRSDRPEMGLFRPEHEWIVDVPTPDEPSK; this is translated from the coding sequence ATGCAACCTGCCGTTGAGCTAACGCATGTGTCCAAGCTATTCAGGCGATTCGCGCGGCTGAGGCAGCTTAAGACTCTCAAGGGAGCAATGGTGCGAGACCTGTGGCGGAGGCCCAAGATGCCCGCAACGACCAAGTTCATTGTCGCCCTCAAGGATGTCTCCTTGTCGGTTGCCCCAGGCGTAACGGCCGGCATAATCGGCCTGAACGCCTCGGGCAAGAGCACTCTGCTCCGCGTGATTGCGGGCATAACAAAACCCACCAGCGGCTCGGTCGTCGTCTCTGGGAAAGTCTCGACGCTCCTTGAGGTCGGTGCGGGCTTCCACCCCGAGATAAGCGGCCGGGAGAACATCTATATCAACGGCGCCATCCTGGGCCTGCCCAAACGCCAAATACGTGAGCGATTCGACGAGATAGTCCGGTTCGCCGAGCTTGAGGAGTTCATCGACTATCCCGTCAAGACATATTCCAGCGGGATGTTCATGCGGCTTGGGTTCTCGATTGCGGTCAACGTGGACCCCGACATACTGCTGATAGACGAGGTCCTTGCGGTGGGCGATGCGGTATTTGCACAGAAGTGCTACGAGAAACTCTACGACTACAAGCGCCGAGGCAAGACGATCGTAATGGTTTCGCACGATTTGGGCGCGATAAGGCGCCTGTGCGAGGAGGTTGCGTGGTTGCACCATGGGGCGTTGATGGAGTACGGGGAGGCTGAGCATGTCATAGGCAAGTATATGCAGGAGGTAACCCACGGCGAGCTGAAGCGTTATGCCGAGCAGCACAAGATGAGCCTCGAGACGATGGCCGCCACCAAGAGTGAGAGACGAACGGCGCCGCCGGGCGAGAAGCTCCCCTACAAGGCGGTTGCCCCAGCAAAGCCAGTGCAGCCGGCGAAGAGGTGGGGCACGCGCGAGATTGAGATAACCTCCGTCGTGATGCGAAATCAGGATGGCGAAGAGCGGTACGTCTTTGCCTGCGGCGAGACCGTCTTCATCGAGATCGCATTCGAGTCGCGAAAGCGGATAGACAGGCCCGTCTTCGGCATCGGCATATTCAGGACGGATGGGGTGTGGTGCTACGGGACAAACACCATGATTGATGGCGTCAGCGTTGAGAGTGTCGATGGGAAGGGCAAGATTGCCATGAAACTTAATTCTCTTTCGCTCCTCTCTGCATCATACTATCTCGATGTCGCCGCTCACGCAGAAAACGACCACCCATACGACTATCTCAACCGTCTCTTCACGTTCGCGGTCAGGTCAGACCGGCCAGAGATGGGTCTTTTCAGGCCTGAACATGAGTGGATAGTTGACGTTCCAACGCCGGATGAGCCCAGCAAATGA
- a CDS encoding bifunctional riboflavin kinase/FAD synthetase, whose translation MQIFEIIERWPKQADPLVVTIGNFDGVHIGHQGLLRAVVETANRLGALPGAITFVPHPLKVLLENPDIKLLTTLKDRAALIAQSGIKMLFRLKFDHSLAKTSARDFVTRILHERLHIAALVIGPGYTLGRDKEGNVRFLKKVGAEFAIEILRVPPQQIDGVVVSSTKIRECLLNGDIGLANRLLGRPYSITGTVTKCAGRGLGLGFPTANIIGVEVLLPQNGVYITQSQIGGRILNSVTNIGHHPTFFSEATSVESHIIDHRADLYGEVVKTAFLSRIRPEHRFASREELIRQICYDIDFARDFFRLMHKAPGGVSPLP comes from the coding sequence ATGCAGATATTCGAGATAATAGAACGCTGGCCAAAACAGGCCGACCCGCTCGTGGTTACAATCGGCAACTTCGACGGCGTGCACATCGGCCACCAAGGTCTGCTGCGCGCCGTAGTCGAGACGGCTAACAGGTTGGGCGCCCTGCCTGGGGCAATCACTTTTGTCCCTCATCCTCTCAAGGTGCTTCTTGAGAATCCTGACATCAAGCTCCTAACCACGCTCAAGGACAGAGCAGCTCTGATTGCCCAAAGCGGCATCAAGATGCTCTTTAGGTTGAAGTTCGACCACTCCCTGGCCAAGACAAGCGCGCGAGATTTCGTAACAAGAATCCTTCACGAACGCCTGCACATAGCAGCCCTCGTCATCGGCCCCGGCTACACCTTAGGTCGCGACAAAGAGGGCAACGTCCGTTTTCTAAAAAAGGTCGGCGCCGAATTTGCCATAGAAATCCTTCGAGTCCCACCTCAGCAGATAGATGGGGTCGTCGTGAGCAGCACCAAGATAAGGGAGTGCCTCCTCAACGGGGACATCGGCCTGGCCAACAGGCTGCTCGGTCGTCCCTATTCGATAACGGGCACTGTTACTAAATGCGCCGGCAGAGGCCTTGGACTAGGCTTCCCAACCGCCAATATCATCGGCGTTGAGGTGCTTCTGCCTCAGAACGGAGTGTACATAACACAGTCTCAAATCGGTGGACGAATCCTCAACTCCGTGACGAACATCGGACATCACCCCACGTTCTTCTCGGAAGCCACATCGGTCGAGAGCCATATAATCGATCACAGAGCTGACCTCTACGGGGAGGTCGTCAAAACAGCCTTTCTAAGCAGAATAAGGCCAGAGCACCGGTTCGCCTCAAGGGAAGAACTCATAAGGCAGATATGTTACGACATCGACTTCGCCCGTGATTTCTTCCGCCTCATGCACAAAGCCCCGGGCGGAGTGTCTCCGCTCCCGTAG
- a CDS encoding competence/damage-inducible protein A, translating to MTSEGKSASIIIVGNEILCGRTADTNSHWIARRFYQMGICVKSIVTIPDVEEEIVRAVQSLAPRHDYVVVAGGIGPTPDDVTRQAMATAFARKLVPDREAERAIRERCEGAINEYKLEMARLPEGSQLIPNLTLAAPGFRLENVFVFPGVPQLVRVLFEQIVPLLEKCVVYEREIPANLPESEFAHILYSLADRPGVSVGSYPTLHDDGRWTVTIVVSGFDSDAVEEVAGQLEAQLGQLQRSKHIHESS from the coding sequence ATGACCTCCGAGGGCAAGAGCGCCTCGATCATAATCGTTGGGAACGAGATACTCTGCGGTCGGACAGCGGACACCAACTCGCACTGGATTGCGAGGCGGTTTTATCAAATGGGTATCTGCGTCAAGAGTATCGTTACGATTCCGGACGTTGAGGAGGAGATAGTTCGCGCGGTTCAGAGCTTGGCGCCGAGACATGACTACGTGGTTGTTGCGGGTGGGATAGGTCCCACTCCTGACGATGTTACCAGGCAGGCGATGGCCACAGCATTTGCTCGAAAGCTCGTCCCCGACCGAGAGGCTGAGCGGGCCATAAGGGAGCGGTGCGAGGGGGCAATCAACGAGTACAAGCTTGAGATGGCGCGGCTTCCGGAAGGCTCACAGCTAATACCAAACCTAACCTTGGCAGCGCCCGGTTTCAGGCTTGAGAACGTCTTTGTATTCCCGGGCGTGCCCCAGCTAGTGCGAGTGTTGTTCGAGCAAATTGTCCCGCTGCTAGAGAAGTGTGTGGTCTATGAGAGAGAGATTCCCGCGAATCTTCCCGAGTCAGAGTTCGCACACATCCTGTATTCGCTGGCCGACCGTCCCGGCGTCTCAGTCGGTTCCTACCCGACGCTGCACGACGACGGCCGGTGGACGGTTACGATAGTCGTGTCGGGCTTTGACAGCGATGCGGTTGAGGAAGTCGCAGGCCAGCTCGAAGCACAGCTTGGCCAATTACAGAGGAGCAAACATATCCATGAATCCAGTTGA
- the nadC gene encoding carboxylating nicotinate-nucleotide diphosphorylase, which produces MNPVDKIIALALEEDASLNDVTSKAVVPPTLRVKARITARQRLVVSGSSAALRVFEMIDPAVSAQLKVDDGAEVLAGDVIANVLGPARSILAGERVALNLLQQLCGVATLTQNFCNAIKGTSAKIVDTRKTLPGIRALQKQAVVDGGGANHRMSLADGVLIKDNHIAAVGSISQAIQLARRGAHHLLKIEVEVETLDGVREALGAGADVVMLDNMPPDMIAAAVKLVDGRAVVEASGGISLDNVLEVAKTGVDLISVGCLTHSAPACDISVDFVRP; this is translated from the coding sequence ATGAATCCAGTTGACAAGATAATAGCGCTCGCGCTCGAGGAGGACGCGAGCCTCAACGACGTAACAAGCAAGGCCGTCGTTCCACCCACACTTCGCGTCAAGGCGAGGATAACCGCGCGGCAGAGGCTAGTTGTTTCAGGGTCCTCGGCGGCCTTGCGAGTCTTTGAGATGATTGACCCGGCTGTCTCTGCCCAATTGAAGGTTGACGACGGGGCCGAGGTTCTGGCCGGTGATGTCATCGCCAACGTTCTAGGCCCTGCAAGGAGTATTCTGGCCGGCGAGAGGGTCGCTCTAAACCTGCTTCAGCAACTCTGTGGCGTCGCGACGCTCACCCAAAACTTCTGCAACGCCATCAAGGGCACGTCCGCCAAGATCGTCGATACAAGAAAAACGCTGCCCGGCATCAGAGCGCTTCAGAAACAGGCCGTCGTTGACGGCGGCGGCGCCAATCACAGGATGTCGCTCGCAGATGGCGTGCTCATCAAGGACAACCACATCGCCGCCGTTGGCTCCATCTCTCAGGCCATCCAACTAGCGAGGCGCGGGGCGCATCACCTGCTCAAGATCGAGGTAGAAGTTGAGACCTTGGACGGAGTCCGGGAGGCGCTCGGGGCGGGTGCGGATGTGGTGATGTTGGACAACATGCCACCTGATATGATTGCCGCCGCGGTCAAGCTAGTCGATGGCCGTGCGGTGGTTGAGGCCTCGGGCGGCATCTCGCTTGATAACGTCCTTGAGGTAGCAAAGACAGGTGTTGACCTCATATCGGTGGGGTGCCTGACCCACTCGGCGCCGGCCTGCGATATCTCGGTAGATTTCGTGCGGCCCTAG
- a CDS encoding VanZ family protein gives MTPTPRDRAWLWWCVAAASVLSLYASVPYVREMQVLLRSQLQDYFDIIFRATIALLGAALLISGVWLELKRARSNRAAADRQFSVVRLVLKKAAQVAICVALYYFGLSEAIATNPAQGVRIIEFVHLFQFTLVTLLVLKAVATSIKGRASYIVAFLVMCLVGLGDEAIQGYIARRVGELRDVQINAIVAALALLAVWLIFSPRVLSARSAHDHKALVLSLMGLAVIGSAAFILSFHIGYRIEDARCGVFYSLYPKEELLNRSKNARLGPRLPPGGSLASARIRGFWAPEDFYETEAFRHLAERDKLERQVRHWEAFCEERIRRIYYAPFADLGEWAGWTAERMRKEFGDYNISHFVSYHYDLVFRGWRRWHVLAVSFAACTVLLVLGIVSKWQRG, from the coding sequence ATGACGCCAACGCCGCGAGACCGAGCATGGCTGTGGTGGTGCGTGGCCGCAGCGTCCGTGCTTTCGCTCTATGCCTCAGTCCCCTACGTCAGGGAGATGCAGGTCCTGCTCAGGAGCCAACTTCAGGACTACTTCGACATCATCTTTAGGGCAACAATAGCGCTCCTGGGGGCGGCACTGCTCATTTCCGGAGTTTGGCTTGAGCTCAAAAGGGCGCGCTCAAACCGAGCGGCTGCCGACCGGCAGTTTTCAGTCGTCAGGCTAGTCCTCAAAAAAGCTGCCCAGGTCGCCATCTGCGTCGCGCTATACTACTTCGGCCTCTCCGAGGCGATCGCAACGAATCCCGCCCAGGGTGTGCGGATTATCGAGTTCGTGCACCTGTTCCAGTTCACCCTCGTAACTCTGCTTGTCCTCAAGGCAGTCGCAACCTCCATCAAAGGCCGTGCTAGCTACATCGTGGCGTTCCTTGTGATGTGCCTGGTTGGCCTCGGCGATGAGGCAATCCAGGGCTACATAGCGCGCCGCGTGGGCGAGCTACGGGACGTCCAAATCAACGCCATCGTCGCCGCACTTGCCCTGCTCGCCGTATGGCTCATCTTCTCGCCTCGCGTGCTCTCGGCAAGGTCCGCACATGACCACAAAGCGCTGGTCCTCTCCCTGATGGGTCTTGCTGTAATCGGAAGCGCAGCGTTCATCCTGAGTTTTCACATTGGCTACAGGATCGAGGACGCACGGTGCGGTGTGTTTTACTCGCTCTATCCCAAAGAAGAGCTACTCAATCGAAGCAAGAATGCGAGACTTGGCCCACGGCTGCCCCCAGGCGGGTCGCTGGCCTCGGCCAGGATAAGGGGGTTCTGGGCGCCGGAGGATTTCTACGAGACCGAGGCTTTTAGGCACCTAGCGGAGCGGGACAAGCTCGAGCGACAGGTCCGGCACTGGGAAGCCTTCTGCGAGGAGAGGATACGGCGCATATATTACGCCCCGTTCGCTGATCTGGGCGAGTGGGCCGGCTGGACAGCGGAGCGTATGCGAAAGGAGTTCGGAGACTACAACATCTCCCATTTCGTCAGCTACCACTATGACCTGGTTTTCCGCGGCTGGAGGCGGTGGCATGTCCTTGCTGTGTCGTTCGCCGCTTGCACCGTCCTGCTCGTTTTGGGCATAGTCTCCAAGTGGCAGAGGGGATAA